GCGCGGTGGATGCGGGCAATGGCCTCGCCGAAGAGGCGCTCGGTGGTGAGCAGGCGGATCTTCGAGCAGGCCTGCGCCGCCGGAGACAGCGGCACCGTGTCGGTGAAGACGACCTCTTCCAGCACGGAGTCCTGGATGCGCTGGATGGCCGGGCCGGAGAGGATGGGGTGGACCGCGTAGGCCACCACCCGGCGCGCGCCCTTGGCCTTCAGCGCCGCGGCGGCCTGGGCCAGCGTTCCGGCGGTGTCCACCATGTCGTCCACCAGCACCGCGTCCTTGCCGCTCACGTCGCCAATGAGGTTCATCACCTCGGACGCGTTGGGGCGGGGACGGCGCTTGTCGATGATGGCCAGGCCCGTGTTGAGCCGCTTGGAGTACGCGCGGGCGCGCTCCACGCCGCCGGCGTCCGGCGAGACGATGACCAGCTCCTGCGACTCCGGGAAGCGCTTGCGCAGGTCCTCCAGGAACACCGGCGAGCCGTAGAGGTGGTCCGAGGGGATGTTGAAGAAGCCCTGGATCTGCCCGGCGTGCATGTCCATGGACACCACGCGCCCGGCGCCCGCGGACTCCAGCAGGTCCGCGATGAGCTTGGCGGTGATGGGCGTCCGCGGCGCCACCTTCCGGTCCTGACGGGCATACCCGTAGTACGGAATGACGGCGGTGATGGAGCCGGCGCTCGCCCGCTTGAGGGCGTCGCACATGATGAGCAACTCCATCAGGTGGTCGTTCGCCGGCGGGCAGGTCGACTGGAGGATGAAGATGTCGTGGCCGCGGACGTTCTCGCCGATCTCGACGTGTATCTCCCCGTCCGAGAAACGGCCGACCTCCGCCTTGCCCAGAGGGCGCTTGAGGTACTCGCAGATGCGATGCGCCAGGCCGGGATTCGAGTTCCCGGCGAACACCTTGAAGTCACGCGGCTGCATGGTGGGGCCGCTGACTAACCTGGACGCGGACGGAAGGAAAGAAGTCGTTAGTCGAGGTCCGCTGGCGCCGCGAC
This genomic window from Myxococcus hansupus contains:
- a CDS encoding ribose-phosphate pyrophosphokinase translates to MQPRDFKVFAGNSNPGLAHRICEYLKRPLGKAEVGRFSDGEIHVEIGENVRGHDIFILQSTCPPANDHLMELLIMCDALKRASAGSITAVIPYYGYARQDRKVAPRTPITAKLIADLLESAGAGRVVSMDMHAGQIQGFFNIPSDHLYGSPVFLEDLRKRFPESQELVIVSPDAGGVERARAYSKRLNTGLAIIDKRRPRPNASEVMNLIGDVSGKDAVLVDDMVDTAGTLAQAAAALKAKGARRVVAYAVHPILSGPAIQRIQDSVLEEVVFTDTVPLSPAAQACSKIRLLTTERLFGEAIARIHRADSLSSLFV